A single genomic interval of Nonomuraea rubra harbors:
- a CDS encoding ABC transporter family substrate-binding protein, translating to MKASRLVVAVAVAVSLLPAGCGGGQGSGPGGQDSAGDERTIKASDLNPQPREKVKDGGTLRWGINEFPTQWNRNHVDGNLAMAAVISNALLPSPFTSNEKAEISVDPDYVLDAKVTEQRPKQVVTYTLNPKARWSDGKPITWADYQAQWQALSGRDPAFHIVSSTGYQDIEKVARGKDDHEVVVTFRKPFGDWQALFGPLLPAATNSSAQAFNNAWVNRIPVTAGPFKFGGFDQTAKTITIVRDAAWWGERAKLDKIIYRASEQDSLIGAFNNGELDVIDVGTSAPDYARAKTTAGAQVRQAAGPDFRHITFNGSSELLKDRNVRQAIQLGINRQAIAQSDLQGLDWPIALLNNHFFMNTQEGYQDNAGALGVYNPARAKQLLDAAGWKLNGAVRQKDGKPLDLRFVVPSGVQISKAEGELVQSMLGQIGVKITIKAVPSDDFFTKYVIPGNFDLTPFAYIGTPFPVSSSYGIYANATNGQNWNANFGRTGSPAIDEAMNRAAQSLDPVRARAATQAADRLIWQEVNVLPLYQRPQMVAVRQELANIGARGFDDLRYQDIGFTD from the coding sequence ATGAAAGCATCACGTCTGGTCGTGGCCGTCGCCGTGGCGGTTTCGCTGCTGCCCGCGGGCTGCGGCGGAGGCCAGGGAAGCGGCCCGGGAGGCCAGGACAGCGCCGGGGACGAGCGGACGATCAAGGCTTCCGACCTCAACCCGCAGCCACGCGAGAAGGTCAAGGACGGCGGGACACTGCGCTGGGGCATCAACGAGTTCCCCACCCAGTGGAACCGCAACCACGTCGACGGCAACCTGGCGATGGCGGCCGTGATCAGCAACGCGCTGCTGCCGTCGCCGTTCACGTCCAACGAGAAGGCCGAGATCTCGGTGGACCCCGACTACGTGCTCGACGCCAAGGTGACCGAGCAGCGGCCGAAGCAGGTCGTGACGTACACGCTGAACCCGAAGGCCAGGTGGTCCGACGGGAAGCCGATCACGTGGGCCGACTACCAGGCGCAGTGGCAGGCGCTCAGCGGGCGTGACCCTGCCTTCCACATCGTCTCCTCGACCGGCTACCAGGACATCGAGAAGGTGGCCAGGGGCAAGGACGACCACGAGGTGGTGGTGACGTTCCGCAAGCCGTTCGGTGACTGGCAGGCGCTGTTCGGGCCGCTGCTGCCGGCCGCCACCAACAGCAGCGCGCAGGCGTTCAACAACGCGTGGGTGAACAGGATCCCGGTGACGGCGGGGCCGTTCAAGTTCGGCGGGTTCGACCAGACGGCCAAGACGATCACGATCGTGCGGGACGCCGCGTGGTGGGGCGAGCGGGCCAAGCTGGACAAGATCATCTATCGGGCGTCGGAGCAGGACTCGCTGATCGGGGCGTTCAACAACGGCGAGCTCGACGTCATCGACGTCGGCACGTCCGCGCCGGACTACGCGCGCGCCAAGACCACGGCGGGCGCGCAGGTCCGCCAGGCGGCCGGCCCCGACTTCCGGCATATCACCTTCAACGGCTCCAGCGAGCTGCTCAAGGACCGCAACGTCCGGCAGGCCATCCAGCTCGGCATCAACCGCCAGGCCATCGCCCAGTCGGACCTCCAGGGGCTGGACTGGCCGATCGCGCTGCTCAACAACCACTTCTTCATGAACACCCAGGAGGGTTACCAGGACAACGCGGGAGCGCTGGGCGTCTACAACCCGGCCAGGGCCAAGCAGCTGCTCGACGCGGCCGGATGGAAGCTGAACGGCGCGGTCAGGCAGAAGGACGGCAAGCCCCTCGACCTGCGGTTCGTGGTGCCGTCCGGGGTGCAGATCAGCAAGGCGGAGGGCGAGCTGGTGCAGAGCATGCTCGGCCAGATCGGCGTCAAGATCACGATCAAGGCCGTGCCCAGCGACGACTTCTTCACCAAGTACGTGATCCCGGGGAACTTCGACCTCACCCCGTTCGCCTACATCGGCACCCCGTTCCCCGTCTCCAGCAGCTACGGCATCTACGCCAACGCCACCAACGGGCAGAACTGGAACGCCAACTTCGGCCGCACCGGGTCGCCGGCCATCGACGAGGCCATGAACAGGGCCGCGCAGAGCCTCGACCCCGTACGCGCCCGGGCAGCCACGCAGGCGGCCGACCGCCTCATCTGGCAGGAGGTGAACGTGCTGCCGCTCTACCAGCGACCCCAGATGGTGGCCGTACGGCAGGAGCTGGCGAACATCGGGGCCCGCGGCTTCGACGACCTGCGCTACCAGGACATCGGCTTCACGGACTGA
- a CDS encoding ABC transporter ATP-binding protein gives MDKPVLEVTDLNVSFGDVRAVRGVSYAVRPGEVLGIVGESGSGKSVTSAAVMGLLPPGARVTGSVRLRGRELIGAPERALNSLRGKSMSMVFQDPLSALTPVYRVGDQIAEAVRVHQRVGKETALVKAIELLELVGIPRPAERALAFPHEFSGGMRQRVVIAMAIANDPDVIICDEPTTALDVTIQAQVLEVLKRAQAKTGAAIIMITHDLGVVAGFADRVLVMYAGRPVEVGGVDDIYYRSRMPYTAGLLGSVPRVDRGGRQPLTPIEGNPPSPAALPPGCPFAPRCPMRIAACDEAEPPLFEVGPAHRAACIRWEEAHPRGPGRHEAPAEGPRLRVRGERPVLEVHHLVKDYPLLKGAVFKRRVGTVHAVAGVSFDLRQGETLGLVGESGSGKTTTLTQILELAPPQEGGITVLGHDIARLGRAERREIRRDMQVVFQDPLASLDPRMTVHDILAEPLRTHGRGDSGRRVRELLALVGLDPSHAARYPQDFSGGQRQRIGIARALALEPRLLVLDEPVSALDVSIQAGVINLLGSLRARLGLSYLFVAHDLAVVRYIADRVAVMYLGRIAEIGQVDAVYDSPAHPYTQALLSAIPLPDPARERARERILLEGDLPSPANPPTGCRFRTRCPKFRTELTDQERELCVGVEPEVRPVGEDQGAACHYAERREVV, from the coding sequence ATGGACAAGCCGGTGCTGGAGGTCACCGATCTCAACGTGTCGTTCGGCGACGTGCGGGCCGTGCGCGGGGTGAGCTATGCCGTACGCCCTGGCGAGGTGCTCGGCATCGTGGGCGAGTCGGGCTCGGGCAAGTCGGTCACCTCGGCCGCGGTGATGGGCCTGCTGCCCCCGGGGGCGCGCGTCACCGGCTCGGTACGCCTGCGCGGCAGGGAGCTGATCGGCGCGCCCGAGCGGGCCCTGAACTCCTTGCGCGGCAAATCCATGTCGATGGTCTTCCAGGACCCGCTGTCCGCGCTCACCCCGGTCTACCGGGTGGGCGACCAGATCGCCGAGGCCGTGCGCGTGCACCAGCGGGTCGGCAAGGAGACGGCCCTGGTCAAGGCGATCGAGCTGCTGGAGCTGGTGGGCATCCCGCGGCCGGCCGAGCGGGCGCTGGCCTTCCCGCACGAGTTCTCCGGCGGCATGCGGCAGCGCGTGGTGATCGCGATGGCCATCGCCAACGACCCCGACGTGATCATCTGCGACGAGCCGACCACCGCGCTCGACGTGACCATCCAGGCGCAGGTGCTGGAAGTGCTCAAGCGGGCGCAGGCCAAGACCGGCGCGGCCATCATCATGATCACGCACGATCTGGGGGTGGTGGCCGGGTTCGCCGACCGGGTGCTCGTCATGTACGCCGGGAGGCCCGTCGAGGTGGGCGGCGTGGACGACATCTACTACCGCTCGCGGATGCCGTACACCGCGGGGCTGCTCGGCTCCGTCCCGCGGGTCGACCGGGGCGGGCGGCAGCCGCTGACGCCCATCGAGGGCAATCCGCCCTCGCCGGCCGCGCTGCCGCCAGGCTGCCCGTTCGCGCCGCGCTGCCCGATGCGGATCGCCGCGTGCGACGAGGCGGAGCCGCCGCTGTTCGAGGTGGGCCCGGCGCACCGGGCGGCGTGCATCCGGTGGGAGGAGGCGCATCCGCGCGGCCCGGGCCGGCACGAGGCGCCGGCCGAGGGCCCCCGGCTACGCGTGCGCGGCGAGCGCCCCGTGCTGGAGGTGCACCACCTGGTCAAGGACTACCCCCTGCTCAAGGGCGCGGTGTTCAAGCGCCGGGTGGGCACCGTGCACGCGGTGGCCGGGGTCAGCTTCGACCTCCGGCAGGGCGAGACGCTGGGGCTGGTCGGCGAGTCGGGCAGCGGCAAGACGACCACGCTGACGCAGATCCTGGAGCTCGCCCCGCCCCAGGAGGGCGGCATCACCGTGCTCGGGCACGACATCGCCAGGCTGGGCAGGGCCGAGCGCAGGGAGATCCGGCGCGACATGCAGGTCGTCTTCCAGGACCCGCTGGCCTCGCTCGACCCGCGCATGACCGTGCACGACATCCTGGCCGAGCCGCTGCGTACGCACGGGCGGGGCGACTCTGGGCGGCGGGTGCGCGAGTTGCTCGCCCTGGTCGGCCTCGACCCCTCCCACGCCGCCCGCTACCCGCAGGACTTCTCCGGCGGGCAGCGGCAGCGCATCGGCATCGCCAGGGCGCTGGCGCTGGAGCCCCGGCTGCTGGTGCTCGACGAGCCGGTCTCCGCGCTCGACGTGTCGATCCAGGCCGGCGTGATCAACCTGCTCGGCTCGCTCAGGGCCAGGCTCGGGCTGTCCTACCTGTTCGTGGCGCACGACCTGGCGGTGGTGCGGTACATCGCCGACCGGGTGGCCGTGATGTACCTCGGCAGGATCGCCGAGATCGGCCAGGTGGACGCGGTCTACGACAGTCCGGCCCATCCGTACACCCAGGCGCTGCTCTCGGCGATCCCGCTGCCCGATCCGGCTCGCGAGCGTGCCCGCGAGCGGATCCTGCTCGAAGGCGACCTGCCCAGCCCGGCCAACCCTCCGACGGGCTGTCGATTCCGCACCAGGTGCCCCAAGTTCCGCACGGAGCTCACCGACCAGGAGCGCGAGCTCTGCGTCGGCGTCGAGCCCGAGGTGCGGCCCGTGGGCGAGGACCAGGGTGCGGCCTGCCATTACGCAGAGAGACGCGAAGTCGTCTAG